The nucleotide sequence AACAGTTTGATCCCGATCGCCACCGGATTCGGTTCCAATCTAAGTTTAGTCCTAGCGGGATCTCTAATCATCGAGTTGGTATTCAGTATAGACGGGATCGGGCTACTCAGTTTTCAAGCGGTTACGGAAAGAGATACCAATCTGATGATGGGACTTTTGCTGATCCAAAGTTTTCTTTCATTGATCGGAAATATCCTTTCCGATCTTTGTTACGTTATTATCGACCCTAGGATCAATTTCGAAACATGAACTCTCTCGCTAAAAGAAGATTCGAAAAATTCAGATCCAATACAAAAGCATGGATCTCTCTTTGGATATTAGGAACCTCTTATATCATTTCCCTATTCGCGCCGATACTTGCAAATAATCAACCTTGGATCGTTTCGTACGAAAATTCTTGGAAGTTCCCCATCTTCTTTCGTTATACCGATAAGGATTTCGGAGGATCGGAGTACTCTCCTATAAATTATAAAAAACTAAAATTGCGGGATGATTTCGCGGAGAGTAATGATAACTGGATCTTATTTCCTCCTGTTCCTTACGGATATAACGAAGATAATTTAGAAACTATCGAAGACGACGAAAATCCACCTTCTTCTCCTAGTTTAAAACATTGGCTCGGTACGGACGATAGAGGAAGAGACGTATTCACACGGATCTTTTACGCCTACAGAAATTCCATGAGTTTCGGACTGATACTAGTAATTATAGAATTTATCTTCGGAACGATCGTAGGCGGGATCCAAGGATATTACGGAAAAAGAACGGATATCATTTTACAGAGGATAATCGAAATCTTATCCGCAATTCCCTTTTTATATTTGATACTGATCATGGGCTCTTTTTTCGGAAGGGGATTTATCGTATTAGGGATCACTTATTCCGCATTGAGCTGGATAGGCATCAGCATGTATATGAGGGGAGAATTTTACAGATCCAAGTCCCTGACTTATGTAGATGCGGCTAAAGCGTTAGGCGCTAGCTCTTGGAGTATTATGAAAAATCATATTCTCCCGAATGCGATCACTCCACTGGTTACCTTCTTACCTTTTGCACTTATCAGTGCGATCTCTATCTTAAGCGCTTTGGACTTCTTAGGTTATGGGATCCCGGCGCCCAATCCGTCTTGGGGAGAAATGATCAGCCAAGGAAGGGATAATCTCAGAGCTTGGTGGTTGATCACTTTTCCTTCTTTGTCATTGGCTGCGACCATTCTTCTTTCTTCATTTATAGGAGAAGGGATACGTGATTCTTTTGATTCTAAGGAGAAGGTAACGTACGAATGAATTCGGAAGCGATTCTCCAAATATCCAACCTAAATCTGGAACTTTCCAAAGCAGGCAGGTTTGTACCGTTATTAGAAGATATCAATTTCGAGATCCGTAAAGGAGAAGTTCTAGCACTCGTTGGTGAATCGGGTTGTGGAAAATCTGTCTGTGCCGCTGCGATCACTAAATTACTTCCTCGTGAATCGTTTAGATATGCGGACGGAAAGGTCCTATTCCAAGGAACGGATCTTCTTCGAACCGACCCCGAAACTTTAAGAAAGGTCCGAGGAAAAAAAATCTCGTATGTTTTTCAGGAACCTTTCTCCGCTTTAAATCCTTTGAGTAAAATAAAGGACCAAATGACGGAAGGATTTTTAGAACACGGACTCGGGACC is from Leptospira sp. WS58.C1 and encodes:
- a CDS encoding ABC transporter permease subunit, with amino-acid sequence MNSLAKRRFEKFRSNTKAWISLWILGTSYIISLFAPILANNQPWIVSYENSWKFPIFFRYTDKDFGGSEYSPINYKKLKLRDDFAESNDNWILFPPVPYGYNEDNLETIEDDENPPSSPSLKHWLGTDDRGRDVFTRIFYAYRNSMSFGLILVIIEFIFGTIVGGIQGYYGKRTDIILQRIIEILSAIPFLYLILIMGSFFGRGFIVLGITYSALSWIGISMYMRGEFYRSKSLTYVDAAKALGASSWSIMKNHILPNAITPLVTFLPFALISAISILSALDFLGYGIPAPNPSWGEMISQGRDNLRAWWLITFPSLSLAATILLSSFIGEGIRDSFDSKEKVTYE